The following proteins come from a genomic window of Eisenibacter elegans DSM 3317:
- the ytxJ gene encoding bacillithiol system redox-active protein YtxJ codes for MNITWIPLRQASQIAEAVAVSQQQPVLIFKHSHRCNISASALNRLERRWEADFGHKIQCYMVDVVADRPTSLQLAEELGVYHESPQAIVLAQGKVQYHESHLGITYEAIREAAEQ; via the coding sequence ATGAATATTACGTGGATTCCCCTTCGCCAAGCCTCACAAATTGCAGAGGCAGTGGCAGTCTCCCAACAACAACCAGTCCTGATTTTCAAACACAGCCATCGCTGCAATATCAGTGCTTCGGCCTTGAACCGCTTAGAGCGACGCTGGGAAGCTGATTTTGGCCATAAAATACAGTGTTATATGGTCGATGTGGTGGCTGACCGCCCTACTTCGCTCCAACTAGCAGAAGAATTGGGCGTATACCACGAGTCACCTCAGGCCATTGTATTGGCGCAGGGCAAAGTACAATACCACGAATCGCATCTTGGGATTACCTATGAAGCTATTCGCGAAGCTGCCGAACAATAA
- a CDS encoding DUF2214 family protein, producing the protein MLLEISIKYVHFLCIFAIVGALVGEHLLLKPTLSRQELRRLSRIDAIYGISALLLLAAGFTLWFGVGKPADFYTKNWIFHLKIGLFVLIGLLSIYPTVFFLQQSKGQDEELVSIPPLLVWCVRLELLALAIIPFCASLMARGIGTFA; encoded by the coding sequence ATGCTACTAGAAATTTCGATAAAGTATGTACACTTCCTGTGTATTTTTGCCATTGTAGGGGCTTTGGTAGGGGAGCACCTGCTGCTCAAACCCACACTCTCGCGCCAAGAGCTACGTCGCCTCTCACGCATTGATGCTATATATGGAATCAGTGCGTTGTTGTTGTTGGCGGCAGGTTTTACACTGTGGTTTGGCGTGGGTAAACCCGCTGATTTTTATACCAAAAACTGGATTTTCCACCTCAAAATAGGACTTTTTGTCCTTATTGGCCTACTATCTATCTACCCTACAGTGTTTTTTCTCCAACAAAGCAAAGGGCAGGACGAAGAGTTGGTCAGCATCCCGCCACTCTTAGTTTGGTGCGTGCGTTTAGAGCTTTTGGCACTAGCAATCATTCCTTTTTGCGCCTCACTGATGGCGCGTGGCATCGGTACTTTTGCGTAG
- a CDS encoding nucleoside phosphorylase, whose translation MTTPIPDSELIINPDGSIYHLHLRPEELANTIITVGDPDRVSMVSQYFDRIEVKQQKREFVTHTGYIGSKRLTVISSGIGTDNVEILLTELDALANIDFETRQVKTRPQALDIIRIGTSGTLRADIPLDTLLASVYGLGLDTLMSFYPLAPEQQQAGVAESFQQALRLPFRPYCVAGDASLRQQLAADLYQGNTLTAPGFYAPQGRYLRLHGQHQTYLETIQRFKHQDFELHNFEMETAGYYALAKLLGHRMLSLNAIVANRAQGQFSVNPLKTVDRLIQQTLERLSTN comes from the coding sequence ATGACGACACCCATACCCGATTCAGAGCTTATCATCAATCCTGACGGAAGTATCTACCACCTTCACTTACGCCCCGAAGAGCTGGCCAATACTATCATCACTGTTGGCGACCCTGACCGAGTGTCGATGGTATCTCAATATTTTGACCGCATAGAGGTCAAACAACAAAAACGCGAATTTGTAACCCACACAGGCTACATTGGCTCAAAACGCCTGACAGTCATCTCTTCTGGTATTGGTACAGACAATGTAGAAATCTTGTTGACCGAGTTGGATGCCTTGGCCAATATTGATTTTGAGACAAGGCAAGTCAAAACCCGTCCTCAGGCGCTTGACATCATCCGTATCGGTACTTCGGGAACACTACGTGCCGACATCCCCCTCGATACACTCTTAGCCTCGGTATATGGGCTTGGACTTGATACACTGATGAGCTTTTATCCGCTTGCCCCCGAACAACAACAGGCCGGCGTTGCCGAATCTTTTCAGCAAGCGCTCAGGCTGCCTTTTCGCCCCTATTGCGTAGCAGGCGATGCCTCGTTACGCCAACAACTTGCCGCAGACCTCTACCAAGGCAACACGTTGACCGCCCCCGGGTTCTATGCTCCCCAAGGCCGATATTTACGCCTACATGGGCAACATCAGACCTACCTCGAAACCATCCAGCGCTTCAAACACCAAGACTTTGAACTGCATAATTTTGAAATGGAAACCGCCGGTTATTACGCTTTGGCCAAATTGTTAGGGCATAGGATGTTGTCTCTCAATGCTATAGTAGCCAACAGGGCGCAAGGCCAATTTTCTGTTAATCCGCTAAAAACAGTCGACCGTCTGATACAACAAACACTTGAACGACTAAGCACAAACTAA
- a CDS encoding type ISP restriction/modification enzyme: protein MQSLFDPNQFPLSQRKRWAAQLRQSATDAPLRSLVAVFKEAFGEEIWALQSVEAYLAHRASAVPSPLWEEILAPLDHTPLGLAVGEGLATIHPPLVPAQDERWLLLWQQRLGLPTTEAPYRVWNIGGTSEMLPSLPDSCTLQHLCTGLEHYYQLPLTWRDTAAVGYAPALSEAHLQQLQTGLFAQTQANTRALLAQYHHPAAVVWLNLRTVPLWPLKDKELASRVALFFGVDTWENPQQAGVAYWLYTVRMRCPHAILTLQVPEVLLSSEGYDFARQLLLQAYPLSYWGYQEAEGQGWWVGAPQPPKHLPKGLYRLTSLDPDAPAQLIQPDQYGLWLHQADPEYPKLPSLYAPTSESKKVVSVFEAPAPFTPTPKPPDPTTPTAVVWLATDALHLCPYGYFTAILPPGRSLALDSLQPRALQWYKQQYQAYQAAYATAVRQQLAFWMDDSCFEQCFVGENLAYAMQFWAHSLRNSPEAERLKAIADTPYPQADQDFRTLRNRYQTLCKTFEQKGEKESKNEETYQVLQDFFYQTTEALQMLEGYFAFEAFHRWIDLEALPDRISPQTLKAYALAVLTHPEYPNNYATNLRHDLPRLPLMQDFDVWATWGQDWLDMHSPHTLPKPAQLQTSSSQRFNAGAALKLTAQKLQLGQTIVRLPEHWLRPCSYLPSQTWIEALLPTLAQMRQKQEENGLLHYLAQWSTWLEGLQNLEDQRPKWKILT from the coding sequence ATGCAGTCATTATTTGACCCAAATCAGTTTCCATTGAGTCAGCGTAAGCGATGGGCAGCGCAATTGCGACAGTCGGCCACCGACGCACCCTTGCGCTCCTTGGTTGCTGTGTTTAAGGAGGCCTTTGGCGAAGAAATTTGGGCTTTGCAGTCTGTAGAGGCATATCTTGCCCACAGAGCGAGCGCTGTACCCTCCCCCTTATGGGAGGAAATCTTGGCGCCTCTCGACCATACGCCACTGGGGCTGGCCGTAGGCGAAGGATTGGCCACAATACACCCGCCGCTAGTTCCTGCCCAAGATGAGCGCTGGCTCCTACTCTGGCAACAACGCCTAGGACTCCCTACCACAGAGGCCCCCTACAGGGTATGGAATATCGGCGGCACTTCGGAGATGTTACCCTCCCTGCCCGATAGCTGTACCCTCCAACACCTCTGTACTGGTTTAGAACACTATTACCAACTTCCCCTTACTTGGCGCGACACAGCAGCCGTTGGCTATGCGCCAGCCTTATCAGAAGCACATCTTCAGCAATTGCAAACGGGGCTTTTTGCCCAAACCCAAGCCAATACCCGTGCGTTGTTGGCACAATACCACCACCCGGCAGCGGTGGTTTGGCTCAATCTGCGTACTGTACCGCTGTGGCCTCTCAAAGACAAAGAGTTGGCCTCGCGTGTGGCGCTTTTTTTTGGGGTAGATACTTGGGAAAATCCACAACAAGCCGGCGTAGCTTATTGGCTCTATACCGTTCGGATGCGCTGCCCCCACGCTATTTTGACTTTACAAGTACCCGAGGTACTGCTCTCATCAGAAGGCTATGATTTTGCCCGGCAGCTGCTCTTACAAGCTTATCCGCTGAGCTACTGGGGCTACCAAGAAGCCGAGGGGCAAGGTTGGTGGGTTGGAGCGCCTCAACCACCCAAACACCTGCCCAAAGGGCTATACCGACTGACAAGCCTAGACCCTGACGCGCCTGCTCAGCTTATCCAGCCAGACCAATACGGTCTTTGGCTACACCAAGCAGACCCCGAATACCCCAAGTTGCCCAGCTTGTATGCCCCAACTTCGGAGTCAAAAAAAGTAGTGTCTGTGTTCGAAGCACCAGCTCCGTTTACTCCTACGCCCAAACCTCCAGACCCTACTACCCCTACCGCTGTTGTATGGCTGGCTACAGATGCGTTGCACCTTTGTCCTTATGGTTATTTTACGGCTATATTGCCACCTGGGCGCTCTTTGGCTCTAGACAGCCTGCAGCCGCGAGCACTCCAATGGTACAAACAACAATACCAAGCCTACCAGGCTGCCTATGCGACGGCTGTACGGCAACAACTGGCTTTTTGGATGGATGACAGCTGCTTCGAGCAGTGTTTTGTAGGAGAAAATCTAGCCTATGCAATGCAGTTCTGGGCACATAGTCTGCGCAATAGCCCCGAAGCCGAACGCCTCAAGGCCATCGCTGATACGCCATACCCTCAAGCCGACCAAGATTTCAGAACCTTGCGCAACCGATACCAAACCCTCTGCAAAACATTTGAGCAAAAGGGCGAAAAGGAGTCAAAAAATGAAGAAACATATCAGGTCTTGCAAGATTTTTTCTATCAAACCACCGAAGCCCTACAAATGTTAGAGGGCTATTTTGCGTTTGAAGCTTTTCATCGTTGGATAGATTTGGAAGCCCTCCCTGACCGCATCAGTCCACAAACGCTCAAAGCCTATGCCTTGGCCGTACTGACACACCCCGAATACCCAAACAACTACGCAACCAACCTCCGACACGACCTGCCACGCTTGCCCCTGATGCAGGATTTTGATGTGTGGGCAACTTGGGGACAAGACTGGCTTGATATGCATTCGCCCCACACTTTGCCCAAACCTGCCCAACTACAAACTTCTAGCTCGCAACGTTTCAACGCTGGCGCAGCGCTCAAGTTGACAGCCCAAAAACTACAACTAGGGCAGACTATCGTGCGACTTCCCGAACACTGGTTGCGGCCTTGTAGCTACCTACCCAGCCAAACTTGGATAGAAGCGCTATTGCCCACTCTGGCGCAGATGCGACAAAAACAAGAGGAGAACGGCTTGTTACACTATCTGGCTCAATGGAGTACTTGGTTAGAAGGCCTACAAAACCTTGAAGATCAACGTCCTAAGTGGAAAATCCTGACCTAA
- a CDS encoding tetratricopeptide repeat protein, with product MLLFIKRLFCALLGLGMMAHPLQAQQNYQQYTDSLLQVLKTYEGPDSTRVKMLLQVSSILLASDFQQAYNTASEALEISQKRGFARAEAAALARQGQARYQLGNYPEAIRLQLMAIEKYKKLQMYEQQVYSLQTVGKVYEVQQLYDKALKLYQEALSLAEKHQLPAMTAFAYNNIGNIYFYQQDYKQAIEYQQKAIALREQENPFSSALSYSYNDIAGIYVAMQDYEQGLHYYKKALEMAQKTQDQILLMASGNNIGTILLQLQKPKEAREYVLSSLQLAKEKNSLRDLADSYELLANIYRQEQNYAQALNYTDSARIHKDSLYSESRLAEIGKLEANFEIQRRDQENEILVQRSKIQQSLLAAGGIGLLLMVVLAVVLYRSNQFRQKANEALLEKNEEINQQNEEIKVIAETLQNTNLELSAQKQLIELKNQDITDSIQYAKRIQDAILPSLSDIRAVVPNSFVFFQPKDIVSGDFYYFHTTDDQRLSFWAAVDCTGHGVPGALMSMIGYQLLNELIVAQGLTSPDDILTQLHIGVRKALKQYETKNRDGMDLTLWVIDHQTQQLHFAGARNRLLCHYQGQWTELKGDRYSIGGEQREQERRFGKQTLVLRPGMQLYSFSDGIQDQFGGADRRKLGLTRLKLWLEETLSLPSTQQETHLQTKLTEWMNAGRESQIDDMLLIGLKWE from the coding sequence ATGCTTCTATTTATCAAGCGTTTGTTTTGTGCCCTTCTGGGGCTAGGGATGATGGCTCATCCGTTGCAGGCTCAGCAAAATTATCAGCAATATACGGATAGTCTCTTGCAAGTATTGAAAACATACGAGGGGCCTGACAGCACCCGTGTCAAGATGTTGTTGCAAGTAAGCAGCATCTTATTGGCCTCTGATTTCCAGCAGGCATACAATACGGCTTCTGAAGCGTTGGAAATCTCCCAGAAAAGGGGATTCGCACGCGCAGAGGCCGCCGCCTTGGCAAGGCAAGGGCAGGCGAGGTATCAGCTAGGCAACTACCCCGAGGCAATCCGGCTACAACTGATGGCCATCGAAAAGTACAAGAAGCTCCAAATGTATGAGCAGCAAGTGTACTCCCTACAAACAGTAGGCAAGGTCTATGAAGTACAACAACTCTATGACAAGGCCTTGAAGCTCTATCAAGAGGCGCTTTCGCTGGCCGAAAAGCACCAACTCCCTGCTATGACAGCCTTTGCCTACAACAACATCGGCAATATTTATTTTTACCAGCAAGACTACAAACAGGCCATTGAGTACCAACAAAAAGCCATCGCCTTGCGTGAGCAAGAAAACCCATTCTCTTCTGCCCTGAGCTACTCATACAATGATATTGCCGGAATATATGTCGCCATGCAAGACTATGAGCAGGGGCTGCACTATTACAAAAAGGCACTGGAAATGGCGCAAAAAACACAAGACCAAATCCTGCTCATGGCCAGTGGAAACAATATCGGCACCATCCTTTTGCAACTGCAAAAACCCAAAGAGGCAAGGGAGTATGTGTTGTCTTCGCTACAGCTCGCCAAAGAAAAAAACTCCCTAAGAGACCTAGCCGATAGTTATGAGTTGCTGGCCAATATCTACCGCCAAGAGCAAAATTATGCCCAAGCACTCAACTACACAGACTCCGCCCGTATACACAAAGATAGCCTCTATAGTGAAAGCCGCCTAGCTGAAATAGGCAAGCTCGAAGCCAACTTTGAAATACAACGCCGCGACCAAGAAAACGAGATTCTTGTGCAGCGCTCCAAAATACAACAATCGCTATTGGCTGCTGGGGGCATTGGCCTGCTACTGATGGTGGTTTTGGCGGTGGTCTTGTACCGCAGCAACCAGTTTCGCCAAAAAGCCAATGAAGCCTTGTTGGAAAAAAATGAAGAAATCAATCAACAAAACGAAGAGATCAAAGTCATCGCCGAAACACTCCAAAACACCAATTTGGAGTTGTCAGCACAAAAACAATTGATTGAACTAAAAAACCAAGACATCACCGACAGCATTCAATACGCCAAACGTATTCAGGACGCTATACTACCCTCTCTCTCGGACATAAGGGCGGTGGTACCGAATAGCTTTGTGTTTTTTCAGCCCAAAGATATCGTCAGCGGCGATTTTTACTATTTCCATACCACCGACGACCAACGACTGAGCTTCTGGGCAGCAGTAGACTGCACCGGCCACGGCGTGCCCGGGGCGCTGATGAGTATGATTGGGTATCAACTGCTCAACGAATTGATTGTGGCCCAAGGCCTGACCTCGCCCGATGATATTCTGACCCAACTACACATAGGCGTGCGCAAAGCGCTCAAACAATACGAAACCAAAAACCGAGACGGGATGGACTTGACCCTGTGGGTGATTGACCACCAGACGCAGCAGCTACACTTTGCCGGGGCACGCAATCGCCTCCTTTGCCACTATCAGGGGCAATGGACAGAGCTAAAAGGAGACCGCTACTCTATCGGGGGGGAGCAGCGCGAACAAGAACGCCGATTTGGTAAGCAAACCTTAGTGCTCCGCCCCGGAATGCAACTGTATAGCTTTTCGGACGGTATCCAAGACCAGTTTGGTGGTGCTGACCGGCGCAAACTAGGGCTGACACGGCTCAAACTATGGCTCGAAGAAACCCTCAGCCTGCCCTCAACACAACAAGAGACGCATCTCCAAACGAAACTTACTGAATGGATGAACGCCGGTAGGGAGTCGCAGATTGATGATATGCTGTTGATAGGGCTGAAGTGGGAATAA
- a CDS encoding MBOAT family O-acyltransferase → MQFDILWQQLQGLWLYDPKQPMLFNSGTFWLLFLLFLAFYRYLYHRIQARLVYVVVFSLFFYYKSSGWYVLVFGGLIVLNYYLGLWLSRLRVPDNRRLLLTLGIVSNLSFLLYFKYTNFLVQQIFYLMGGDFERLDIFLPIGISFYTFQVISYLVDVYRGEIAPERSLLGFAFYLSFFPQLVAGPIVRARDFLPQIRRPITFDLITLHTGTYLVLKGLFKKAVIADYLAQYVDIVYSNPVGYSGFENLMAMYAYTLQIYCDFSGYSDMAIGLGLWMGFHLPENFRSPYQSGSITEFWRRWHISLSFWLRDYLYIAMGGNRKGVAKQYVFLMLTMLIGGLWHGASWSFVVWGGAHGLGLMVHKWFVAQTPARWRESEVGLVLGWLLTFHFVAVLWVFFRNADFALALGSLWQIVAHFDLAFVAPFWAARPWVCVMLLLGFTLHFIPHWFKQEALAWFVGWPLIVKIIFWVLVVQLIIQFQSETVQPFIYFQF, encoded by the coding sequence ATGCAATTTGATATACTTTGGCAACAGCTACAAGGGCTATGGTTGTACGACCCCAAACAACCAATGCTTTTCAATAGTGGCACTTTTTGGCTGCTTTTTTTACTTTTTTTGGCTTTTTACCGCTATCTCTATCATCGCATACAGGCGCGACTGGTGTATGTAGTGGTGTTTAGCCTGTTTTTTTATTACAAATCCAGCGGCTGGTATGTGTTGGTATTTGGGGGGTTGATTGTGCTCAACTATTATCTGGGGCTATGGCTATCGCGGCTGCGAGTACCCGACAACAGACGCTTGCTCTTGACATTGGGGATTGTGTCGAATCTGAGTTTTTTGTTGTATTTCAAATACACCAATTTTTTGGTACAGCAGATTTTTTACCTGATGGGGGGCGATTTTGAACGCTTGGATATTTTCCTGCCCATCGGTATTTCGTTTTACACCTTTCAGGTCATCAGTTATTTGGTCGATGTTTATCGAGGCGAAATTGCGCCCGAGCGTAGTTTGTTGGGGTTTGCATTTTACTTAAGTTTTTTTCCGCAGTTGGTGGCCGGTCCTATCGTACGGGCGCGGGACTTTTTACCCCAAATCCGCCGCCCGATTACCTTCGACCTTATCACACTACACACGGGGACTTACCTCGTGCTTAAGGGTTTGTTCAAGAAGGCCGTCATCGCCGACTACCTCGCGCAATATGTCGATATTGTATACAGTAATCCAGTAGGCTACTCGGGCTTTGAGAACCTGATGGCGATGTATGCCTATACCTTGCAGATTTATTGCGATTTTTCGGGCTACTCGGATATGGCCATCGGGCTGGGCTTGTGGATGGGCTTTCATCTGCCCGAAAACTTCCGCAGCCCCTATCAGTCGGGGAGTATTACGGAATTTTGGCGGCGCTGGCATATTTCGCTCTCTTTTTGGCTGCGCGACTACCTCTACATCGCGATGGGGGGCAACCGCAAGGGCGTTGCCAAGCAGTATGTGTTCTTGATGCTGACGATGCTCATCGGGGGGCTTTGGCACGGAGCGAGCTGGTCGTTTGTGGTCTGGGGGGGCGCTCACGGGTTGGGGCTGATGGTACACAAGTGGTTTGTGGCCCAAACACCTGCCCGCTGGCGGGAATCAGAGGTAGGGCTGGTATTGGGCTGGCTGCTGACCTTTCACTTTGTGGCGGTGCTGTGGGTGTTTTTCCGCAATGCAGACTTTGCCCTTGCCTTGGGCAGCCTCTGGCAGATAGTGGCGCACTTCGATCTGGCTTTTGTGGCTCCTTTTTGGGCAGCACGCCCGTGGGTCTGTGTGATGCTTTTGTTGGGCTTTACGTTGCATTTTATCCCACACTGGTTCAAACAAGAGGCGCTGGCTTGGTTTGTAGGCTGGCCGCTGATTGTCAAAATCATCTTTTGGGTCTTGGTTGTCCAGCTTATCATCCAGTTTCAGAGCGAAACCGTACAGCCCTTTATCTACTTCCAGTTTTAA
- a CDS encoding FAD-binding and (Fe-S)-binding domain-containing protein has translation MFRNPTTDSPLANALTQLASALVGELHTDDTWRILYATDASAYREMPLAVALPKTEADVAALIRWANAHSVALIPRTAGTSLAGQVVGSGLVVDMSKYFTQILEINPQEHWVRVQPGVIRDELNRALKPHGLFFGPETSTANRAMIGGMVGNNSCGTHSPVYGSTREHTLEVKGFLSDGSPVSFGALSATDFAHKTQADTLEGRIYQGLYQLLGPAEVQEEIRREFPHPGVTRRNTGYALDFLISRQPFAPEGEAFNMCKLICGSEGTLMFITEIKLNLSPLPPPEIGLVCIHCHSVDESLRANVIAMQHRPTASELMDHYVLECTKSNIEQRQNRFFVEGDPAAILVVEFAKDTREEIDQAAQALIAELQAAGLGYHYPTVYGADSVKVWNLRKAGLGLLSNMVGDAKPAPVIEDTAVSVEELPAYIAEFNEVLAKYGRYAVHYAHAGDGELHLRPILDLKTAEGHREFRAIAEDVAALVKKYRGSLSGEHGDGRLRAEFIRQMVGERNYELMRQVKQLFDPQNRFNPHKIVDAPPMDTSLRYTPGQVTREVQTVFDFSEVGGLVRAAEFCNGSGDCRKTHLSGGTMCPSYMATREEKDTTRARANILREVLTQSQAANPLADERIKEVMDLCLSCKGCKSECPSNVDVAKMKAEFLQHYYDQHGVPLRTRVIANFTRANRLAALSPKLYNLFVGSKLSALAFKRLAGFAPERSLPQLHTHTLRQWYKRHYQAPAKPQGVLYLFCDEFTNYNDTPIGITTIRLLTGLGYEVKLLQHAESGRTYLSKGLLRQAKQLAKQNVQTFAPLVNADSPLVGIEPSALLSFRDEYLDLADADWKPQAQALAQHCYTLEEFLAKERDAGRIRPEQFSTDKKLVKVHGHCHQKALSSMTPTKKILTLPLNYEVHMIPSGCCGMAGSFGYEAEHYALSMQVGELVLFPTVRQQAPETLICAVGTSCRHQIKDGTKRQALHPAEILWEALRK, from the coding sequence ATGTTTCGCAACCCCACCACCGACAGCCCCCTCGCCAATGCTTTGACACAACTTGCCTCAGCACTTGTGGGCGAACTCCACACCGACGATACTTGGCGCATCCTCTATGCTACCGATGCTTCGGCCTATCGAGAGATGCCCTTGGCCGTTGCCCTTCCCAAAACAGAAGCCGACGTGGCCGCCCTCATCCGCTGGGCCAATGCCCACAGCGTAGCCCTGATACCCCGCACGGCGGGCACTTCGTTGGCCGGGCAGGTAGTAGGCAGCGGCTTGGTGGTGGATATGTCGAAATATTTTACCCAAATTCTCGAAATCAATCCTCAGGAGCATTGGGTGCGGGTGCAGCCCGGGGTCATCCGCGATGAGCTGAACCGTGCGCTCAAACCCCACGGCCTCTTTTTTGGCCCCGAAACCTCTACGGCCAACCGGGCGATGATAGGGGGGATGGTCGGTAACAACTCCTGCGGCACGCATTCGCCCGTGTATGGCAGCACCCGCGAGCACACCCTCGAAGTAAAGGGCTTTTTGAGCGATGGCTCACCGGTCAGCTTTGGCGCGCTCAGCGCCACCGACTTCGCGCACAAGACCCAAGCCGATACCCTCGAAGGACGCATCTATCAGGGCTTGTACCAATTGCTCGGCCCTGCTGAGGTGCAAGAAGAAATCCGGCGGGAGTTTCCACACCCCGGCGTAACACGTCGCAATACCGGCTATGCCCTCGATTTTCTGATTAGCCGACAGCCCTTCGCTCCCGAAGGAGAGGCCTTCAATATGTGCAAACTCATCTGCGGCTCAGAGGGTACGCTGATGTTTATCACCGAAATCAAGCTCAACCTCTCGCCCTTGCCCCCGCCCGAAATCGGGCTGGTTTGTATCCACTGCCACAGCGTCGATGAGTCGCTGCGTGCCAATGTGATTGCGATGCAACACCGGCCTACGGCGAGCGAACTGATGGATCACTACGTGTTGGAGTGTACCAAGAGCAACATCGAGCAGCGTCAGAATCGCTTTTTCGTGGAAGGCGACCCGGCGGCCATCCTCGTGGTGGAGTTTGCCAAAGACACCCGCGAGGAGATTGACCAAGCCGCCCAAGCCCTCATTGCGGAGCTGCAAGCTGCCGGACTGGGCTACCACTATCCAACGGTCTATGGGGCGGACAGTGTGAAGGTATGGAACCTGCGCAAGGCCGGGCTGGGCCTGCTCTCGAATATGGTAGGCGATGCCAAACCCGCCCCTGTGATTGAAGACACTGCCGTGTCGGTAGAGGAACTGCCGGCCTACATTGCCGAGTTCAACGAGGTGCTGGCCAAGTATGGACGCTATGCCGTACACTATGCCCACGCCGGTGATGGAGAGCTGCACCTGCGCCCTATCCTCGACCTCAAGACTGCCGAGGGGCATCGCGAGTTTCGCGCCATTGCCGAAGATGTAGCCGCCTTGGTCAAAAAATACCGTGGCTCCCTCAGTGGCGAACACGGCGATGGCAGGCTGCGGGCAGAGTTTATCCGGCAGATGGTCGGGGAGCGCAACTACGAACTGATGCGGCAGGTAAAGCAACTCTTCGACCCTCAAAACCGCTTCAATCCCCATAAAATTGTAGATGCGCCGCCCATGGACACCTCGCTGCGCTACACCCCCGGGCAAGTTACCCGCGAGGTGCAGACAGTATTCGATTTTTCTGAAGTAGGCGGACTGGTGCGGGCGGCAGAGTTTTGCAACGGCTCCGGCGACTGCCGTAAGACCCACCTCTCGGGCGGCACGATGTGCCCTAGCTATATGGCTACCCGCGAAGAAAAAGACACTACCCGCGCCCGCGCCAACATCTTGCGCGAGGTGTTGACCCAAAGCCAAGCCGCCAATCCCTTGGCCGACGAGCGCATCAAAGAGGTGATGGACCTCTGCCTCAGCTGCAAGGGCTGTAAGTCTGAGTGCCCCTCCAATGTGGATGTGGCCAAGATGAAGGCCGAGTTTTTGCAACACTACTACGACCAACACGGCGTGCCCCTGCGCACCCGCGTGATCGCCAACTTCACCCGCGCCAACCGCCTTGCAGCCCTCAGCCCCAAGTTGTACAACCTCTTCGTGGGGAGCAAGTTGAGTGCTTTGGCCTTCAAGCGGTTAGCCGGATTTGCCCCCGAGCGTTCCCTGCCGCAGTTGCACACCCATACCCTCCGGCAGTGGTACAAGCGCCACTACCAAGCCCCGGCCAAGCCCCAAGGGGTGCTGTATCTGTTTTGTGATGAGTTTACGAACTACAACGACACCCCCATCGGCATCACCACCATCCGCCTGCTGACGGGGCTGGGCTATGAGGTCAAACTTCTCCAACACGCCGAAAGCGGACGGACTTACCTCTCTAAGGGATTGCTGCGCCAAGCCAAACAGCTGGCCAAGCAAAATGTACAGACTTTTGCCCCATTGGTCAATGCCGACAGCCCCTTGGTGGGCATAGAGCCTTCGGCGCTCTTGTCGTTTAGAGACGAATACCTCGACCTGGCCGATGCCGACTGGAAGCCGCAGGCCCAAGCCCTAGCGCAACACTGCTATACCCTAGAGGAGTTTTTGGCCAAAGAGCGCGATGCCGGACGTATTCGCCCTGAGCAGTTTAGTACCGACAAAAAACTCGTGAAAGTCCACGGGCACTGCCACCAAAAAGCCCTCAGCTCGATGACACCCACCAAAAAAATACTGACCCTCCCACTCAACTACGAAGTGCATATGATTCCTTCGGGCTGCTGCGGGATGGCCGGCTCGTTTGGCTATGAGGCCGAGCACTATGCCCTCTCGATGCAGGTGGGCGAGCTGGTGCTCTTCCCCACTGTCCGCCAACAAGCCCCCGAAACGCTGATTTGCGCCGTAGGGACAAGCTGCCGACACCAAATCAAAGACGGGACAAAGCGCCAAGCCCTACACCCCGCCGAAATCCTCTGGGAGGCGTTGAGGAAGTAG